TCAGCGTTACTGTCGGCGTAAACGGAGCCGGCCTTGCTAGCTATAGACTTAGCGCTAGAGCTTGGCTCAGCCAAACCCTATTCTAAAATTGGATACAATTCTTTGGCAactaatatcattttaatttcAGTTGTTCAAATCTTGTCCCGGCGTTATATCGCTGCATCCATCCTGCTCCCTGTCACCTTTAACTTCAAAGAAACCCGCCCCATCCCGTCCTTAAAATACCGAGTATAAGTGAGTGAGTGAATATGGGGCTAGTGCTGTCCGCCATCATCTCGTACGCCGGCGTTCTCGAGGCCATCGAGTGCCTGCGGCACATCCTGGCCGGTGTACTCCCTGACACCGACCCCGACTTCCAGGACTTCGTGGAATACTACACCGGCCTGCTCCACAAGGCGGCCAACACCGCCAACTGCAGCGACTGGACGACGCGATGCGGACAGGGCTACCTCTGCCTCACACAAGATGATAACGGAAAATTAACGCGAGTTGCCGTCAAGTACTACGACGGACAGCCCGATTCCACAGCCATACTTTTCTCAACGAAAATTTCTAGCTTCGGCCAGGAGTCGGTCGAAAGCAACAGCTCCCACGCCAACGGCGACTACAGGACTGAAAGGTATACACCGACGCGAACGAAAACTATCATTACTAACGCGTCAGAGTCTTTCAGTGTGGGAAACAGAAACAGATCACCAGCGTCTTGTGAAAATATTTCAGATCCAAATCATTTTTTGGGAAATTCTTCCGGGCGTGACGAACGCTCCACAGAGAGATCAGAAGCCAAAGAGAAACTCACTTGGCATTACCGCCCTAAGAGCCCCACCCCACAAAACCTGCCCGATATACAATTCCATTCTTCAGTCGACGAGGAGATCAGAAGCAACGAGGCCTACAGCGAAGATTTTTTAAGGTTAATATTTATTGTTTGGACAGAGCACGTTACTTGCGTAGTGTCGCTTACACCCCGATCCGCCGTCACCTAGCCGTCATCCATCGCCATACCACGCACGAGTAGCAAGCTAAATCCGTTCATGGGTCCACCTGTACAATAAACCAACTCATATATTGTAAATTTGTTTAAGATCACTTGACGGAATAAAGCTCCGACCGTTGCAACGAAGCGACCCGAGTGGCAGGCGTAGAAGTTTCAAAAAGCGTCACTCTTCGTCGTCGACCTCGTCGCGCGAGTCGCGTGCGTCGCGCGAGGAGGAACTAAAGATGTTCACGTCACTCGAGGAAGCTGAGTTCGAACGCATGACACTGGAGCGCGAGCAGGGCTCTCCTAATCTAGGTTCTCATTCCAGAAGTCGCTCGAGGGAGAACTCGAGGGAGGATCGATCTACCCAAGTAAACACGGTAGACAGCGTGTTGGCCGAGGACGAGCCGCTGCTCAAGCCGAAGCTGAAAGACCTGCCCAAACTCGGCTCCTTCGAAGAAAAAGAGGAGAAAGAGACAGAGGTAAACGAGGAAGAGGCGGAGATAGACGATTTCTGGGGGTCCGGGGATTAGAGGTCTAAAACGCCGCACGCTGTAACGAGCTTCGATAAGCATGACTGAATTTGGAAATTAAACTTTATGATTCCCCCTTGTGTGTTTGATTCTCTTTACCAATTTTATTTGTGTCGCGCCAAAATAAGACATGACGGCAAATCAATACGTTTTATCTGTGGAAAATATAATTAACACAAAGAAAATCGTATTCCCTATACAAGTATCGTAGTACATTAATGCCGCTAAATTTATTTTGGCTCTTCATATTTAACATATTTAAGAACCCTTTTGGACAGGACCTAAATTGTAAGCATTAATGTTTGGCTTCGTAGACACAGTTCCCACACTGATTTGTAGAAGTTTTCACGTGAACTTTGTTGTTGGTATCATAACCGTCGAGTGCCGAAAATAGTCTGCGCAGGGAGGACCTCGACCCAGATGCGTCTGCGGACGGTGGACGGCAGACGCAGCGTGGACGCTTGCCTTTATTTAATGTCACTTGTTGAACATTGGACAGAAACCAGTTTCAAAGTGAGGCACTCTGAATTTGGCGCCAGTCCTGACAGATGTCGTGAGGAGTGGTGTGTTGAGCGAATAACTTAAATGTAGCCGTAACAAAACAATGTGTAGAAGTTATTTTCTAGCTAGACAGTTACATGATTTCGGGGTTTGCTTTCTTTTACAAGGCACATATGCAATGATGCATGTACAAACACATGCCATGCAGATGCCATGCGTCTTAAAGCTTCTAACCCGATGCACGCTGTTGTAAAGAAATATGGGTTAGTATTTTGTGTACAATCAGCTGCAGAGACAGTTCACCCCTACTGCAAACAAATTTATATGCAGTTATTTATATTAGTTATATCTGTATGACTGTACATTTCCTTAGATCTTActtatatctttaaaaaaaaatcaggctCATTATCGTCTGGAGCGACTTTTCATCAGGTGGCCggtgttttccaccgatttggTATAAAAAAACTCATATACGCATACCTAATTATTATTGCGGAGTAGTAGGcacctattatttatttattactcaaataagtgacacagcattacagtaaaaaccaaggcactgtgaaactacaaaataggaatacaagaaaacaacaaaaaaaaactacaaataaaaaccaaagACAAATTCAGTTAaacattagatttgggcgacgacataacagcgtggctccgtttcGTCGTCTAACTTGGTGTAGGATCCGTCAGGTTGCCctggaaccgccgaaacaccacacccttcgccCTTTATTATATTTAGGATCCAAGCAAAAATTACAAAGAATGATACTGATTACCAAAAAGGAGACTAAAACCGTAGCGAATCAAATAGAAACCCCGCAATTTAGCTTCACAAGTTTTCGGCCACAAAGTTGTAATGGCTAACGATGCTCTTTCATGCGGGTTGTTTGACTTCTTTAGTACGCTAAATCAAGTGAAATAAGGAATGCCGCAGTACCTTTGAAATGTGAAAGATTACAAAACCCGACTATGGAAAAGCTAAAAGCTTATTTATACCCTTAGCAGTCTAATTGTGAATATAGGTGAAcgatgaaaatataaaaatttcgtAGTAAGgtttacttatatattttttatttatgcagCAGTTAAGTTAGGTTGGGTATGATTTGgcatttaaagtaagtacagtcaaaagttttaatttataacccattttgtaccttgtcacagtgacaatagtatgaggtctctagcgactttcatattgattgtcactgtgacaaggtacgaaatgggtcataaataaaaactttcgactgtaccTAGTAGTTAATTGTACCTACCGTATTCCTCAATGGTATACCAGTTACATTATTTGAAGAAGGCTTAAACACACTTCCAGGTACCTATAGTAAAAGAAAATTATTCGAGTATAAAAATAGGAAGCCGATAATTCATAAGTATGTAAGTATTGTATAGTACCTATTTCACAATTTGATAAATAAATCTTGTCTTTCACCCAAAAAAATACCTGGAAACCAAAGGTAAAGCTAGTTAGTTTTATACATTGAAAAAGTACTGCAGAATTGTTTCACTTAACGCTTGTAGCTCTAATTCTAGACTTTTAGATTCCATAATACATTGTAGATTCCAAGATACAACAAATGGCCAGCATTAGCCCTATAAATTCAATTGTCGGATTGGAAAAATGCGCTGCGATCTCCGTTGGCAACAAACAGATCTAAACAACGGAAGAAACAGCGCACAAAGAAACAACAATTTCTGTTTCGTGGGTTGCGGTGGCGTTAAAGCTATTGTTGGCTAAACAATAATGTTACAGCAACAGAACCGCAGGGTATCATTTACAGGAGCCGTAATAAATGGGATATAATTACCCAGGCGAGAGCGCATTGGCAAAAATAGGTACatctattttacaaaagcattataaataaaattctttAGCAACAGATATGGAAATGTCTCTCTATACCTAATAATCTTATTTTATAATACCATACGTTAGTCTGAAGTGGAAGTATATGATGGTACACAACAAAAGAGTAAGGTACTATTCGGTTTATTTACCTAGCTATATACTTATAAACTTACACTCATTTATATGGTATTTATAAAACTAATGGAACTAATCTATGCATtgtgtacataatatgtatggcTAAATAGTACATAAGTGTATCGCTATAGAAATATAAATCGTTATAAATATtaagttattatattttagtttaaGTCGAATTCTTAACTATTCTATTATTATCAAGCCGAAAATCTTAGTTCAGTCATCTCGTGAACAGTTTTAACAGTTATATGTACAACATAATCGTACCTGCGTGATATTACACTCCTATTTATAAAAGTTCATTTATTCAAAAAGCATTGATTGAAAGATGTTGCTAACGTTAACATGACACTTCCACCTCACACGTAAGAACTATAAATCAGAGCATACTCCCCTTTCATTTCTATTTCCACCGGGGAAACGGTCAAGTAAAATTAGCTTTGAGTGTTGCCGAGCCAAACTCAATAGATGAGGTAAATGTGGACGAGAGGAAAATTGGGAACTAGCTCTACACAGCTCCTAACATTATCCCAGTTGGGTGCTGAAGGATCCTGGTTTCCGCTCGGGTTCCTAGGCTCaaaatttgcttttttttaaacTAGAGCTGTCTAGTTATTAGTAAGCCACCATAAGACCTAACCCAAAGAGGTTTCCCCTAGGCTGATTGGTATTAGACCGGTTTGCTCACGATATTTTTCTGCAACTAAGATATAGGtaattatataggtaattaaattCCGTAGCATACTGAGAAACTCATTGTTACGAGCCAAAAATCGTTTTTCTATTTGAAAATCACGTATAATACTCGTAGACATACTTGGTTACTAATGTTACTATACCATATAAGCTCAATAACACCTGTACGCCTACACATAAACGAGTAAATATCAAACCAAAATGGGATAATTATTTATCAAATACTTTTCTTGAATTTGTAAGTTTCGTGAGAACGAAGGAGCTAGAATAAAGAGGTATTGCTATTTAGAAACGAAATACATCTCGAGAGATGAAAAGTACCTAACCTTTAAGAATATGAGATATTGGAAGATTTCTAAAAAGAACTTAATTACACTGCGGACTGCCCTGTTTTCTAATGTGCTCTTCAAACTGAGTGATCACTGATCATGACATATATTTTAGAAGATTACGCTACAGTAGAGAGTTTATTAATGTCGACCGTTTTATAGATAACAATGAGAAGCTTTGCACACGAGCCGTCTAGCTTTTATTAAGATTCGGCGACCGTGACTCCACCCGCGAATGTAAACAAGCCAGATTACGTGATGCTAATCAAGTCATCACGCAAGACGTTGCGTTAGAAGatgaatgtacctacctacctctaTCGAGTTTGTTCACTAAGGAGCAAAAAACTAACTTAGACTGCCATTCACAAAACTGCCTACCAGCCATAGATACGTTAAGATATAACTATTTAGGAGTAACGAGTAGGTTGGAGCGgaaaacactttttttttttaattcaagcTTAATGTTCCACCTGTGCCAGATCGATACAAATAGTCGCTCTACCATACACTGGAGCTCGAATTATGCATCATTTAGAAGGGCAttatcacttaaaagtgtatcatttttttttttggaaaatccatcaacttttggttTATTTCTACTCAAAAGTCAGTTttgttttcacatacattttgtatgggccgttacaaaactgacacccaaaatgtgtataaaaaaatggagacacttttttctttgtctcattcaatagtactcgtgattttgagtctaaatgacccaaaagttgatggttccCAAGATATCATTTTAACTCCTCCTCCGTGAAGTAATACGGATATGATAAATATAATTGCGTTTTAAACCCTTTACAccaaaacaaatataatatttaggtctccgtggcttcgcttgaaccacattatgaggtacctaacacccttgtaactcagccctaattaAGTGAATttatcaactagtagcgccatctatcgcgcaaaatatacttatattttaGCAGTATGAGCCCTGACAAGTTTACATGATATGATTGCTCCAATCTAGCTATCTATCTATTGTAATTTTCCTGAAAATCCTGAAAATACAAAATCGTCTAAATTTTCTCTTAGTATCAATATTATCTTCGGAAATTCCCCAAACAAAACACGAACAACATTTCAAagaaaatcgggcaagtgcgagtcggactcgcgcacgaagggttccgtaccatataaaaaaaaaaacaaaaaaaaaccaaaaaaaaaaacggtcacccatccaagtactgaccactcccgacgttgcttaactttggtcaaaactcacgtttgttgtatgggagccccatttaaatctttattttattctgtttttagtatttgttgttatagcggcaacagaaatacatcatctgtgaaaatttcaactgtctagctatcacggttcgtgagatacagcctggtgacagacggacggacggacggacggacggacagcgaagtcttagtaatagggtcccgttttaccctttgggtacggaaccctaaaaatattttatctgagCAACGGAAATTCGTCAACGGAAAAAAAAAGATCACAGAGGAAAAGTGGTTAGACATTTTCATGTAACCGCCACACTTAAGCCCGTTTTCATTCAACCATAAAAAATCGTTCTCGCACCTACACGCTATACCTTAATATTTTTCTCATTGATGTTTTAGAAGTGACATGTTTATTAGCCTGAATTTATGGTTAACTATTTTAGGGCAATACAGGTGTTTGAGTTTTTTAAATGTTCATACTAATGTGTacttacagtcagcagcagaagttgctaagcgggcgagatgttcacaattaccttgacacgctcttattcgcttaataataaagtcgcgtcaagatcattgtgaacacctgacccgcttagcaacttctgctgctgactgtacatattgcATGTTAGTATTCCGTTATACAAATGTTGGGATGGgatgattaaaattaaataagtttccataaagttttaatttcttagaatatacaattatattttttctgaataggtacctatatgttatCTTATTTCGATGGAACGACGTTTTATAGTTAAGTATTTACCTATCAGTCTCGTTGTCTAGTACCGACACCAcaaccttattgagcttactgtgggagcAGGAGTCAGCTGAGTGATATAGGGATGTCCCGATTGTCCGTaatcattatttaattaatatacatACAATAACATGAAGTAACCCAGTCGAGTAAGATGATGAAAAATGACCGCTTCGGTAGGTCTAACTAAATCGTCTATCggtctatctatctatctatctatctatctatcggtacctatttaaaatttaaatctggCAACAAGgtccatattacaaatacttaacagactaacatacatatgtattttatgaaactaaacactatttaccTATGTGCCTTCAGTAGGATTTTTGGTACCAAATTGTATGGGGTCTCTGTTCTATCCGGATAAAGAACCCTAATCACCGCTaaataattcaaatattttattttgtttaatatgTACATAAGGTACCTACTGCAGTCCCAACATTAAACGTTACCGTTATTCATTACTATCAAATCGACAAGGAATCATAATTTAATTGGTGCCTATGTATTGACTATGTATAGGGCGCTGCGCGTCAGGGGCACTCAGGGGTAAAACATTGTCGGAAGGAAGGGCATCTTAAGATTAGATGAACTATACAAAACAAACTGGCACCGTGTGCCTCTCGCAGCTCTTGCTCGATTCCGACTTCGACGCAGCCTTCAGCGGTCGATGTCTCGATGAGCCGGCAAGGTCTCGGCCATCGCAAACTATTTTTACTCTAGTAGGTAAACATTCAAATTTGTGGGGTGGTCTACGACATTATGTAAATGTTGCAacatttttgacgtgataacgtcttaaaaatcgatgaacaccggtagcatgcacgaaaaagtgtcacgttgtggacagatctccatggtaacgttgtggacagatctccatggtcaTGGTCTGATCTTACGgcaatttttcatcaatgttttcttatgacgttatcacgcaaaattgtcgtccgtaaaccgactttacagacaaccatatttttttaaagaattggGGTACAAAATGCATTACAGTTTTAACCAAAACTATAATGCATTGATACAAActttgtaaataactattacctacaaccatatatttatttatttattttagtgataCATGTTTCTGGACCAGAACTATGCTATGATCGAGCTAACTCAATGTCATAGAATATCTCAAAGTCAACAAAGTATGTGACGTCCGCGGCTCCCAGAGACACTTGTATCATCTTATATGTACTTAACTATTAATTGTATGACTTTTACAATAGTGGTGTACTGATTTACAATAGAATACAACATCAATTGCCTTTTATACCCGGGGTTTCTTGGATTTTCTATTTTAAATGGGGGTAACCTACGTGTTTCATTAATGAGGAAAACTTGCCAAGATATTAAACCATCGATTACAACGTATCTGAGTAACTAGGGTCATTAGAATAAAGATCTTATTCCAAACGATTAATGTTTGTTTTACGGGAGCTCTCCAATAACTTATACGTATTATCGAAAGTTATATAACTAAACGTTTTATGCCTATTAGTTTGCCCCTCATATAAAATTTAACGATGGGAGGAGACACGTGACTTGTTATGGCAGTTCAAGAAAGAGCTGAGGACGTCAAGAAAGAGGAGATACAAATgattttacttgtagtttttctTTGTGGAGCTGCATATGTGCATATAGTACCTCTATATTGTCCCCTGCCTCCATCTCACAAGCATTATTCATATAAGAGTTATACTGTAAAAGACAAACGTaactgggccattttatttaaagttgtcccctacagttttttttttaatttgtgaaattttatgttgtttctactcagaatcacgagctctttctatcctaatagaagaaaaaaagtgtcccaaggtttttatttccattccgttaccatttttcatagactttgtatggcggtcacggaatggaaagatcgaaaattgaatggaaattttgggacactttttttctcctattaggatcaaaagggctcatgattctgagtagaaattacataaaaaatcccaaatttgaaaaaaagtgtaggaggcaactttaaataaaatggcccaactTCTGGATCCGctgcgccccgcgccgcgcgcaaACAGCCCGCCTAAGCACTTTCATTCATCTGCGCCTACACGCGGGAATTGTAAGGGACCACCTGGTTAGACTCAACTTGATGTCTGTTTATTTGCGCTGCTTTGCACTTTTGCATCTATTACGTAACCGTTTCTGTCTGGCAACCTCAAAGATCTAGTTTCTTTAGATGAAAATTTATTACTTCTGTTGTTCATACTTTATGTTCGAATTTTTGATCTGATGCCATGAGTTACCTATATTTGTATGTCTCTAAACTTAGTCatctaaaagtaaaaaaattaacACATGTTTTAGAAATATACTGCTCGAAATATCAACCAAGACGATGAGTTGTTGCGGATGAATGGAAACAAATTGCCCTTTGCGAAATTTCCCCTTCAAACCCTCTAATAACGTGAAAAAATGCGAAAATGTTGACGGGCAGGCAGGCAGTAACACTCCAATTGCAAAGATGGCGTTTACCCTCATTTACTATATTCATGTTATATGCATTCTTGGGAAACTAAAAACCAGTATATTGCTGTGTTCAATGAGTAGTTTAAAACGTAAAACGAGTTTAAGTACCCATTCATGAACGAGTAGGAGTCATATGACTCGTATCAATCCAATAACCAACTCAACCAAAATGCAACATGATCCTGGCCTATGGTCAAATAATAAAAACCCATATGCAACGTAAGtctcttttcaccacaccagctcggaaaggcttactttgcacttcaaaaactgatagcaaagttgcattttattcacatgtgaggcaaagtaatcaaatgcaaagtttgagttgttttcttatgtttgctgatagaattgacttttaaatgatgatcttgaatgataaatatttaataaatattaagaataaataaataaataaatattggggacatcttacacagatcaacctagccccaaactaagcaaagcttgtactatgggtgctaggcgacgatatacatacttatatagataaatacatacttatgtacatagaaaacacccataactcaggaacaaatattagtgttcatcacacaaataaatgcccttactgggattcgaacccactaggccagaccgttCGTCAtaactacacatcggtaactcgtggcatttaggtagcacttaaaagattagtgatgagcacacatcggtaactcgtggcatttaggtaccaggcacagactagtggtgtgacaatgttcttcctatacgagtcgagaaaaagaaaccactaaaaaaaggaaattaattaaactaatcttttaagtgctacctaaatgccacgagttaccgatgtgtagtcataacattcatt
This genomic window from Cydia splendana chromosome 9, ilCydSple1.2, whole genome shotgun sequence contains:
- the LOC134793537 gene encoding uncharacterized protein LOC134793537 codes for the protein MGLVLSAIISYAGVLEAIECLRHILAGVLPDTDPDFQDFVEYYTGLLHKAANTANCSDWTTRCGQGYLCLTQDDNGKLTRVAVKYYDGQPDSTAILFSTKISSFGQESVESNSSHANGDYRTERYTPTRTKTIITNASESFSVGNRNRSPASCENISDPNHFLGNSSGRDERSTERSEAKEKLTWHYRPKSPTPQNLPDIQFHSSVDEEIRSNEAYSEDFLRSLDGIKLRPLQRSDPSGRRRSFKKRHSSSSTSSRESRASREEELKMFTSLEEAEFERMTLEREQGSPNLGSHSRSRSRENSREDRSTQVNTVDSVLAEDEPLLKPKLKDLPKLGSFEEKEEKETEVNEEEAEIDDFWGSGD